In Aerosakkonema funiforme FACHB-1375, the genomic stretch TAGTTCTCTAGTTCTTTCTATTACTCGTTGTTCGAGTTCGGCATTAAGTTTTTGTATGGCTATTTCTGCTTGTTTGCGCTCGGTAATTTCTTCGCAAACGGTACTGATGCCAATAATGCGATCGCCATCTTTTAAGGGTAAAAAGTGACCTAACCAAACTCGCTGCACCCCTGGTCGAGACGGAGTTTCCCCGAAGATTTCCACATTCAAAAGGGGTTGCCCCGTTGCTAAGATGGGACGCAACAGTTGTTCGGCAGTATCGGCTAGATTCGGTAATAGTTCGGCCACTGTGCGACCGATATGTGCTGCCACAGAAAACCCGTTCATTTCTGCCAGTCGCTGGTTGATTCGCACGAAGCGGAGGTCGCTGTCCAAAACGCTCAAACCAATGGGAGCCGATTGGTAAATGGCTTCAATTTCAGCTAGTTGTCGCTGAAGTTGAATTTGAGTTTCTTGGAGAGCAATTTCTACCTGTTGGCGCTCCTTTAGTTCAGTTTGTAACTGCTCAAATAAATCGGCTTGTTGGATGGCAATTCCCGCTTGAATTGCTATTTGTCGGATCGATTCGATTTCATAATCTTGCCATTGGCGGGGAGCAGTACAGTGATGAGCAGCCAGCAATCCCCATAATTCATCTCCCACCAGAATCGGAGCAACCAAATTAGCTTTAACTTGGAGGTTGGCCAAGAATTCAATGTGACAGGGACTCACACCGGAATTATAGATATCCGATTTGACCGTGATTAAGCCTTTTTTGAAGGGTTCGACATATTGTTCGCCAATGCAAGGGTCGTGGATTTGGAGCGGTAAAAGTGCCATGCAGCCGGCTTTGACCGACTCAACCACTACTTGACCGGCCCAATCTGGAGCAAACTGAAATACGATCGTCCGATCGCATTGCAAAAACTCTCGCATTTGCTCCACAGTAGTTTGAAGAATATCTTGCAAATTGAGCGATTGGCGGATGCGCTGGGTCATTTCCAGCAACAAGCGTTGTTGCTCGACTTGCTGATGCAGTAAGGTTTCTGTTCGCTTGCGATCGTCAATGTTCGCAACTGTACCGATCGTTCGCACGGCTTGACCTGCTTCGTCATCAAAGCTTTGTCCTCGTCCCTCAACCCAGTGAAGGCTACCATCTGGCCAAATGACGCGAAATTCATGCCGATAGATGCTTTTTGTTTGCAAAGCTTGCTGTAGCGCCTTATTTAAGCCTTGCCGATCTTCAGGATGGACACGCGCATCAAAGGTTTCGTATTTGCCATCAAAAGTCCCAGGTTCTAATCCCAATAACAGCGCGTGTTCCGGCGACCATTTGATTTCTCCCGTGACTAAATTCCAGTCCCACATCCCCATCCGCGCCGCTGACAGAGCTAACCTCAGTTGTGTAGCGCTATCCTGTAAAATATCGGCATTTTGCTGAATTAATTGCTGATTGAGCCGCTCAATCTTTTTTTTGCTCTCCTGGAGATAGCTGGTGAGTAAATTAATAACTGTTGCCACCAGCAGAAAAATGCTTAACCGCAATATATTCCCCGGTTGCGCGGGCCAAAGTTGATGAACGGGGACAAAGAAATACTCGATCGCCAGCATCGAAAGGACAACGGCAACGCTTCCCGGTCGAAAGCCGCCATACCTAGCAGTGACAATGATGGCAATGTAGAACAGCGGACTGATAATGGGTGCGAGCAGTCCTTCTAGCCAGACAGAGAGGAGAAATGCGATCGCCGTTGAGCCAATGGCAACTCCGTAGGCTAAAAATAGCCGATTCGATCTCATGGCTACTTCCTCTCCTTAGCCATTTGGCTAATAAATTTGATTTTCTTTACCAATTTTTTACTTTTTGGCTTTAAGTTTAATTTGTCGAAGATTCGGTTAGATAAAAATGTCGCCCAGGAAAGTCTTGTTTGTTCACAATAGTATAACTATTTCCGACCTGATACAACATGGTTTGGAAAATATAGAATTTAGTCAAGTATCTAAAGCCAATTCAGTTAAAGCAATGTTAATGGAAATGTTAATTAATCCTCCCGATATGGTTGTTTTAAATTTTGATTTTTCAGATATGAACGGGGTGGAAGTAGTAAAAATCATCAGGAATTATTTGGATTTTCAATCCGATGTAGTAGTTGTTGTCAGGAGAAATTTAACTCCTTACGAAGAAAGTATGTTAGCTGAATTAAAAGTCTCCCAGATTATACATAAAGTAGCTTGTTAACCTTTGCCATGTTTGTTTTCCCAACTAGGTACTATTTGAATTTCTAATTTCTAGCGCCAGCGAGTGCGCTCAATTCGACTGAGTACCCGTGTCACGAGTTCTGGCCCCAATACGGGTTTAGTGATGAAATCATCAGCTCCGGCAGCAAAAGCTTGACTGAGAGAGTCTGCATCGGTGTGAGCAGTCACAACTAAAATCGGTAAATCACCCTGCTGCACATCCTGTCGCACCACCTGGCACAACTCCAGCCCGCTGACTTGTGGCATCTGGAGATCCAGTATGACTAAATGGGGGGAAGTTTTCAGCAGCATCTGCCAAAATCGTTGAGGTTCGCTTAAAGTTATCACTTCCAAACCCCAAGGCGTTAGCAATGCGGATAAGTAAGTCAGCATTGTTCGGTCATCGTCAACAATTAACACTTTGGGTTGTAAAGCTTGATTTTTGGGTAAAACACGGGTGATGGCTTGAAAAATTTGTTCGCTCGTGGCAGGTTTATGTAGAAATTGTTTAGCGCCTAATCGCGATACTGCTAAGCGATCGGCAAGGCTATCTCGTCCGGTAAATACAATCACAGGAAGGTGAGGCGATCGCTCTTTTAGTTCTTGCAGCAGCATCAAACCATCTTCCTCTGTTTCTGGGAAACTTAAATCTAATAAAATGACATCGGGGACGGACAGAGCAAGGCGCGATCGTGCGACAGCTAGATTCGAGGCAATTTCGATCTGCAATCCCCAAGCTTCCGATTCTACTTTTAATAGCTCAGTCAAAGCCGTATCGTCATCGATCGCTAACACGCGATAGTCGCAAAGAGTAGGTATCGGTGTAGGCGTCGATGTTATAGGTGGCTTGGCTAATTCCGCTTGTAATGCTGTCACCACTTCAGACAATCGAGCGATGTCTGCCAGCGCGAACGGGCGATCGTTCATGAGCAAATGCTCAGCCGATCGCGCCAGTTTCGATCCTTCGGAATAACCGAAAGAAGCCAGAGAGCCTGCCAATTTATGGGCTTCCTGCTTTGCTGCTTGCTGTAATTCGGCTGCTAAATTTCCTGCTAATAATGCAGTTTTTGCTTGTGCCAATACGGCAATTTGTTGCTTAAATACTCCCCAAAACCGTTCTAATACTTTGTCGATCGCAGAGCGATCTCCCACAGCAGATTTCTGTTTTCGGGTGTTATCTGTCCCTGAATCATCCAGACTTGACGATGCCGATTGGGGATAAGGCTTGAGTCGATAGCCCATGCCATAAATTGTTTCGATGATTTCTTCGGCTAAACCGCCTGCTTTGAGTTTCTTTCGTAAATCCTTAATATGAGTAATAATGGCGCGATCGGTGGGCCCATCATCAAATCCCCACAGACGATCCAGAATGACACTGCGGCTGAAGATGCGATCGGGGTTTCGCATAAATAATACCAGCAGATTAAATTCTGTTGCTGTCAGCGAAATGACTTGTTCGCCAAAGGTGACTCGACCGGAATCGAGATCCAAACAAAGATTTCCCCAAGTTAACGTAGCGGATGAATCCTTCCCCATACTTCCTGGGGGGAATGCGTTACTGCGGCGCAATAATGTCCGTATGCTTGCCAGTAATACTTCCGCAGCACAGCGTTTGCTGATATAACTATCAGCTCCAGCATCAAAGCCTGCCACCACATCCGCATCTGAATCGTTTGCCGTTAGCAACAGGATCGGTTTGGGGTAGTTTTGCGATCGAAGTTGCCGACATAAGCTAATCCCATCTAGTTTTGGCACCTGCACGTCCAGCACAATCAGGTCATACTCAAGTGCGGTTGCCAGGTTTAGTGCAGTTTGTCCATCGCTCGCTACATCGATCGCATAACCATTTGCCTCCAACACCTTTGCCAGTGTAGCGCTCAGCAATGAATCTTCTTCTACTAACAGAATTTTTATGAAAGATTTCTTCATTCTGAATATGGGCTTTCCAAAAATTGCGGAAGAAGTCCCCACCTACACTCAGGCGAGACGAACAAAGAAGGCATTATCAATAAGCCTATGAGTTTGATGCACCAAAGGCAATCATAATTAAAAAAATTATATCAATTGCGGTAGGATTGCTGAAAAAAATTCGCCTACTTATTCTGGGAGGCGATGCTGTGCATTGGCCACTATACTTTATATAAATCCGGGTCTGCTACCTTCTTTTTCAGCCTCAATTTTCTTCTCCTAATCTCCCTTTCCCCGCTGCGGCCAACAATAACGGCGGTAATCACAGCGGATTTAGTATTAGTGCGATCGCAAATTGTGGTAAACTACAGAAACTAAAATCTTGCACCAAGAGGCAGAGCCTCTATTCTCAGTAAAACTACTGTAAGTGCGGAGGAATTTATGGAACAACTAGCGCAACAAGGATGTGTACCTTGCATTGGTGGTGAATCTCCCATCGGCGCAGCGGAAATTGCACAAATAAAGCCGCAAATCCCCGATTGGAATATCGTGGAGGAAGAAGGGGAAGCGCGTCTGAAACGAGTTTACAAGTTTGCCGATTTTAAAACAGCTATAGCTTTCACTAATAGCGTGGGCGATGCAGCGGAAAAAGAAGGACATCACCCAGCTTTACTGACGGAATGGGGTAAAGTAACGGTAAGTTGGTGGACGCATTCGATTGGCGGTCTGCACAAAAATGATTTTATCATGGCAGCGAAAACGGATGCGATCGCAACTGAGTTTATCCAAAAGTAAAATCAAAAGTCACGCACTCCTCCCGCACTCCTCCCGCACTCCCATCTCCCACTGAATCGAATATGAGCAATCAATCCGAAACACCCATAGCTTTGTGCCGCACTCCCCTATTTGAACTAGCGGTAGAATTGAAAGCGCGGCTCACTCCCTTTGCCGGATGGGAAATGCCTGTACAATATACTGGCATTACGCAAGAACATCAGGCGGTGCGAACAAGTGCGGGCATCTTCGATATCTCCCACATGGGCAAGTTTACCGTCCGAGGGAGAGAACTGATTCAGAAATTTCAATATTTAGTACCTTCCGATTTAAGTCGCTTGCAACCCGGTCAAGCTCAATATACCGTACTGCCGAACATCCACGGCGGTATTTTAGATGATATTATTTTCTATTACCAAGGGTCGGATGATTCTGGCGAACAGTGGGGCGTAATTATTGTCAATGCTGCCACCAAAGCAAGAGATAAAGCTTGGTTGTTGGCAAACTTGGAATCGGCTAACGTTACTTTACAAGATCTCTCCAAAAATAAAGTTTTGCTCGCCGTGCAAGGGCCGCAAGCTGCTGCATACCTGCAACCATTTGTCAAGGAAAATCTTACGCCCATCAAAGCTTTCGGTCATTTGGAAGCAACAGTATTGGATAAACCCGCTTTTATTGCTCGGACTGGTTATACTGGCGAAGATGGATTTGAGGTGATGGTTGACCCAGAAGTAGGGGTACAACTGTGGCGCAGTTTGGTGGCGGCGGGTGTGGTTCCCTGCGGTTTGGGTGCTAGGGATACCCTGCGTTTGGAAGCGGCGATGGCACTTTACGGTCAGGATATCGATGAAAATACCACGCCTTTGGAAGCTGGGTTAGGTTGGCTGGTTCACCTGGATGCGAAAGGAGATTTTATCGGTCGTGCTGTTTTGGAACAACAAAAAGCAGTTGGAGTGCAGCGTCGTTTGGTTGGTTTGCAAATGGAAGGACGCAACATTGCACGTCACGGTTATCCAGTATTGCACAATGGGGAAAAAGTCGGTGAGGTGACGAGTGGCAGTTGGTCGCCTACACTGGAAAGTGCGATCGCGCTTGCCTATGTTCCCACAGAATTAGCTCAAGTCGGTCAGCCACTGCAAGTAGAAATTCGCGGTAAGACTTATCCAGCTGCTGTGGTGAAAAAGCCTTTCTATCGTTCTGCTGCTCGGATCGGTTAATTTAGCAAAACTAAAGCAAAATTCAGACGGCTGGGCCAAAAAATCCCAGATCGTTCCCTTTTGCGAATTGGCGATCGCAAATCAACAAATCCTCTTCCAGCTAAAATATCTGAAGAATCGCTACTTAAAAAATGTTAAAAATTAACTTATTGAGTCGCCCAGCATTACGCAGGCTTACAATGCTAGCTATCATCCTCAGTGCGATCGTCGGTTGGGTGTGGTTCGCGATGATTCGGATGCCGGGAATTAGTTATCGCGGACAACTGCCATCTCTAAATCAGCAAGAATTAAAATTACAAAAAGCCTTGCGTCAGGACGTGCAAAAGCTAGTTAGCGAACTGCAAGAACATAACTTTTCATCTTACAATAATTTGGTAGCTGCGGCTAATTTTTTAGAATCGAGTTTTACTAATGCCGGCTACAAAGTCAAACGTCAGCAATACCAGTTTGCTAACCGCAAGTACGATAACATTGAAGTAGAAATTCCCGGCACAAAAATACCAGATGAAATAGTTGTCATCGGCGCTCACTATGACTCTGTGCAGGATAGTCCCGGTGCAAACGATAACGGTACTGGTGCGGCGGCTGTATTGGAATTGGCGCGTGCGTTTGCTGGCAAAAAAACTGACCGGACTCTCCGTTTTGTGGAATTTGTGAATGAGGAACCGCCCTTTTTCCAAACTCCGGATATGGGAAGCTTAGTTTATGCCAAACGCAGTCAAAAAGCAGGCGAGAAAATTGTTGCTATGCTCAGCTTAGAAACAATGGGTTACTATTCCGATAAAGCGGGAACTCAAAAATATCCATTTCCTCTGAATTTGGTATATCCTTCCTCTGGAAACTTTATTGCATTTATCGGTAATATTAAATCTGGTGACTTGGTGAGAAAAGCGATCGCATCCTTTCGTCGCCATGTCGAATTTCCCTCCGAAGGCGCAGCTCTACCCGCGCAAATTCCCGGTGTCGGTTGGTCAGATCAGTGGTCTTTCTGGCAACAAGGCTATCCGGGAATCATGGTCACAGATACCGCTCCCTATCGCTATCCTTATTATCATACCGCACAGGATACACCGGATAAAATTGATTTCGAGAAATTGGCGCGGGTAGTCGCTGGTTTAGAAAGCGTTATTGCCGATTTGGCAATACTTGAGATTGACGAACCAGTTGAGCAAACTCGCGCAGAGTTTTAGTGTAGCGATCGCCTCCAAGCGAGATAAGATCTTCGTTATGATCCGCACCCTCTATCCATAAAAAACGCTTCGGTTCGTTCGCAGATTCAAAAAGTTGTTGTCCGTGGGAAACAGGAATTACCGAATCGCTCGTTCCATGTATAATTAAAACCGGACAGCGTACCTTTTTAATTTTATCGATATTCGCAAACTTATCAAAAGGTACGATCGGGATGCGCGTCACCACAAGAAACGCCTTAGTAAAAGCACTTTCCAAAATCAAACCCCCAACGGATTTGCGCGAAGCCAAATCCACCGAAGGGCCGCCACCTACAGACCGTCCGTAAACTATAATGTTTTGAGTTGAGATATTCAGCTTTCTTGTCAAATAATCGTAAGC encodes the following:
- a CDS encoding M28 family peptidase, with protein sequence MLAIILSAIVGWVWFAMIRMPGISYRGQLPSLNQQELKLQKALRQDVQKLVSELQEHNFSSYNNLVAAANFLESSFTNAGYKVKRQQYQFANRKYDNIEVEIPGTKIPDEIVVIGAHYDSVQDSPGANDNGTGAAAVLELARAFAGKKTDRTLRFVEFVNEEPPFFQTPDMGSLVYAKRSQKAGEKIVAMLSLETMGYYSDKAGTQKYPFPLNLVYPSSGNFIAFIGNIKSGDLVRKAIASFRRHVEFPSEGAALPAQIPGVGWSDQWSFWQQGYPGIMVTDTAPYRYPYYHTAQDTPDKIDFEKLARVVAGLESVIADLAILEIDEPVEQTRAEF
- a CDS encoding response regulator, with amino-acid sequence MKKSFIKILLVEEDSLLSATLAKVLEANGYAIDVASDGQTALNLATALEYDLIVLDVQVPKLDGISLCRQLRSQNYPKPILLLTANDSDADVVAGFDAGADSYISKRCAAEVLLASIRTLLRRSNAFPPGSMGKDSSATLTWGNLCLDLDSGRVTFGEQVISLTATEFNLLVLFMRNPDRIFSRSVILDRLWGFDDGPTDRAIITHIKDLRKKLKAGGLAEEIIETIYGMGYRLKPYPQSASSSLDDSGTDNTRKQKSAVGDRSAIDKVLERFWGVFKQQIAVLAQAKTALLAGNLAAELQQAAKQEAHKLAGSLASFGYSEGSKLARSAEHLLMNDRPFALADIARLSEVVTALQAELAKPPITSTPTPIPTLCDYRVLAIDDDTALTELLKVESEAWGLQIEIASNLAVARSRLALSVPDVILLDLSFPETEEDGLMLLQELKERSPHLPVIVFTGRDSLADRLAVSRLGAKQFLHKPATSEQIFQAITRVLPKNQALQPKVLIVDDDRTMLTYLSALLTPWGLEVITLSEPQRFWQMLLKTSPHLVILDLQMPQVSGLELCQVVRQDVQQGDLPILVVTAHTDADSLSQAFAAGADDFITKPVLGPELVTRVLSRIERTRWR
- a CDS encoding 4a-hydroxytetrahydrobiopterin dehydratase, producing the protein MEQLAQQGCVPCIGGESPIGAAEIAQIKPQIPDWNIVEEEGEARLKRVYKFADFKTAIAFTNSVGDAAEKEGHHPALLTEWGKVTVSWWTHSIGGLHKNDFIMAAKTDAIATEFIQK
- a CDS encoding alpha/beta hydrolase → MDKQKLKHLLIGDFSLKRLIRSIIFVYVSLCIYGYFFTDWMIFKPQASSYQDTKDILKLTAADGVQISAIYLPNSQATYTILYSHGNAEDLGDMLPILRELRELGFSVFAYDYRGYGTSQGTPSESNAYQDIDTAYDYLTRKLNISTQNIIVYGRSVGGGPSVDLASRKSVGGLILESAFTKAFLVVTRIPIVPFDKFANIDKIKKVRCPVLIIHGTSDSVIPVSHGQQLFESANEPKRFLWIEGADHNEDLISLGGDRYTKTLREFAQLVRQSQVLPNRQ
- a CDS encoding PAS domain S-box protein produces the protein MRSNRLFLAYGVAIGSTAIAFLLSVWLEGLLAPIISPLFYIAIIVTARYGGFRPGSVAVVLSMLAIEYFFVPVHQLWPAQPGNILRLSIFLLVATVINLLTSYLQESKKKIERLNQQLIQQNADILQDSATQLRLALSAARMGMWDWNLVTGEIKWSPEHALLLGLEPGTFDGKYETFDARVHPEDRQGLNKALQQALQTKSIYRHEFRVIWPDGSLHWVEGRGQSFDDEAGQAVRTIGTVANIDDRKRTETLLHQQVEQQRLLLEMTQRIRQSLNLQDILQTTVEQMREFLQCDRTIVFQFAPDWAGQVVVESVKAGCMALLPLQIHDPCIGEQYVEPFKKGLITVKSDIYNSGVSPCHIEFLANLQVKANLVAPILVGDELWGLLAAHHCTAPRQWQDYEIESIRQIAIQAGIAIQQADLFEQLQTELKERQQVEIALQETQIQLQRQLAEIEAIYQSAPIGLSVLDSDLRFVRINQRLAEMNGFSVAAHIGRTVAELLPNLADTAEQLLRPILATGQPLLNVEIFGETPSRPGVQRVWLGHFLPLKDGDRIIGISTVCEEITERKQAEIAIQKLNAELEQRVIERTRELTDVNARLLVLLLEKEQAYQLVKEQAQLLDLAHDSIITWDLNSVITFWNRGAESMYGWTKAEAFGQETHSLLKTQFPQPFTEIETELLAKGYWEGELIHFTKDDRLITVSSRWVVQKDDAFRAIKILEINNDISERKQAEATIREAERRWRSLLDNVQSIVVGFDRAGNVNYANPFFFRLTGYTSQEVLGKNWFENFLHSSIKISIKSAFSELLNHNNYPYYQNPILTKSGEEKLIAWNNTVLQDLEGNIIGTISIGEDITERQKIEKIKDEFISIVSHELRTPLTAIQMSLGLLESGIYDKKPEKSRRLIEIAILDTNRLVNLVNDILDLERLESGSAVLEKTVCKATDLIQQAINGIQQIADRQQISLAFTPTDAEVWAAADAIIQTLTNLLSNAIKFSPAHSTVRISIEHQTEFVLFRVSDRGRGIPADKLELIFGRFQQVDASDSREKGGTGLGLAICRSIIERHNGKIWAESILGEGSTFFFTLPLPTIQL
- the gcvT gene encoding glycine cleavage system aminomethyltransferase GcvT, with translation MSNQSETPIALCRTPLFELAVELKARLTPFAGWEMPVQYTGITQEHQAVRTSAGIFDISHMGKFTVRGRELIQKFQYLVPSDLSRLQPGQAQYTVLPNIHGGILDDIIFYYQGSDDSGEQWGVIIVNAATKARDKAWLLANLESANVTLQDLSKNKVLLAVQGPQAAAYLQPFVKENLTPIKAFGHLEATVLDKPAFIARTGYTGEDGFEVMVDPEVGVQLWRSLVAAGVVPCGLGARDTLRLEAAMALYGQDIDENTTPLEAGLGWLVHLDAKGDFIGRAVLEQQKAVGVQRRLVGLQMEGRNIARHGYPVLHNGEKVGEVTSGSWSPTLESAIALAYVPTELAQVGQPLQVEIRGKTYPAAVVKKPFYRSAARIG
- a CDS encoding response regulator; translation: MENIEFSQVSKANSVKAMLMEMLINPPDMVVLNFDFSDMNGVEVVKIIRNYLDFQSDVVVVVRRNLTPYEESMLAELKVSQIIHKVAC